A region of the Culex quinquefasciatus strain JHB chromosome 1, VPISU_Cqui_1.0_pri_paternal, whole genome shotgun sequence genome:
GCTGCTGATGCATTTTGAGATGTATGTTCAACGACCGAACCTGTTTCAGCTCGATTGTTTCCTGGACACATATTTCACAGGTGTACGGCAGACGATCAGTGTGCGTGTTCAAGTGATCTAAAAGATTCAAAGCCGATCCCAGCGTTTCGCTCATACAGATGTAACACTTGTAATCGTTCATCTTGGGACGGTTCGGATCATCTTCAACGGGTTTCCTACGTCTCCGTCCACCCTCCTTGTCGCCCGCTGGTCGACGTCCTCGCCTCCTCTTCGGACTGTTCATCTCAACCTCGGCCATTATAACATCCTCATTTGTCTGCTCTGCCTCGTCAAGCTTCTCAACCTTCCTGGGACTCTTCCTCGAGCGTCGTCGTTTCTGCGGTGTATCGCTCTCGTCCAGAGCTTCACTCTCATCGCAGACTTCGTCGTCCTCCAACCATTCCTCGGACTGCTCCAAACCATCCGACAGCTCCGCTTCCGTTTCCAGCAGCTCGATCTTCCTAAAAGAAGTACCATTGACCAGACATCTTCCACTAAACCAATCCCAACTCAACCTACACTTCCTGCACGCTGTACTCCTCGCCCTGCTCTTCTTCGTCGTCCAGCTCCTCCTGTTTGATTTCGACGCCACCGTCGGGAAGCACGTGCTGTTTGCTTCGCAGCAGGTCATCGTTGGCGCGAAACTCGTCCAGCGTTTCTTGGATCCGGTGTAGCGAGGTCGCGCACGCCTTGCACACCTGCTGCGGCAGACCATCGTCCGGTTCGTACTGTGGGAAAATAACCAGTTACTAGACAATCATAACTGAtccttcagcagcaaaaaactgATGAATCTCGGCACATTATGAGTCATTTCCTGAAATCTTAGCGATAAATGCCAGCTAATTTGCCGAAACTCAGCGTAAACGGTCTCAACATTCAAGGAATTCCGTCAATCTTCGATTTGATCCTACACAAGTTCATTGCTAGGAACACTGTGGTTTGGGATTTCTGGATATCTTCCACGGTTTACGCGTTTTCACtatgcgaatggtcctgggttcgattcccatctgcttccAACGAAGAGTGAAggaattataaatttttgaaactctgaATAAGAATGAAAAATCATAGTAGCTTGagccggggttcgatcccccgtccttttaattggtaagcaaaaatgctaacaacTACCATGAGCTACAAccggaattaggaatactgttactacgaACTAAATACGCGCTGAGCCTTTGTCCACTtggcaagggttcggaagttctaaataatgtttgaatccgattgatgcaaacgttcttcagggcggggcttgtcgataaagctgaagtacctcgcgctcggctagccagcgtagaaatgggtcaccgaagctcggcagagctaacaccttccaaatgcctatgcgagttatttgcatgtatagaattttaaaaaatctaaaattcatggaaacaactcaatttgtaagaagcgaccgcttggttccgtttggttggttgcacacacacacacacacacacacacacacacacatctgcCACGGTTTACGCGTTTTTGTGCTGGAACcacttttttgaattatgtCATAGAGGAGGTGCATgtcaccaagttttttttttgcaatatgtcATAGAGTAGGTGCATATCACCACAGTTTGTTACATTTCGGCAAGGTAATCTGTCCAGGTCCAGGTTATTACTTTTACAAGAGCGTTTAACAACCTTTCGCAGTACAACCCTAATCTCCCCTAGCCTACTTTTTGTAAGGGCCAAATCAACCCAACTGAAGCAAACACAACCCAAAATTTACAAAGGGCGAAGGACGCGAAAAAAGGCAACTACCTCAATCCGAATAATATCCCGGATTTGCTCAACCAGATTAACGTTCCGCTCGTCTTCCGCGATATTACGCAAGGTGCTCTTTTCCTTGGCACACAATCGACAAATGCTCTCGAAatccattattttatttttaaacaaaaatctagaAGGCTGAGTTCTTTACTGTTCCCGATTCCGCCATTTGCGAAAAACTATACCAACAATAACAAATCGCTGTCAGATTCGTGCCTAGTGACAGTTAAAGGGGGTAATCCCCGACCGACAAAGTCGACTCGGTTTTGCCGACCCGTCCCGTTGACCAGAAAGCGtcaaaaacaatttgtttgtaCACAAAGTGTTTCTGGAGTGttgtttttcgtgatttttacGGTAAAAACCCGGCCCCGTGATGGCCAGTTCCAAGCTGCGGATGTGCCGGATGTGTCTGTCGACCGGCGCAATCTTGCGCAGCCTGTTCACCATTTTCCAGGATCACAACCTTGTGTTCATCATCAGGGACTACGTTCGGCTGGaggtataaaaaaaacaatcttaatATCTATTGGAACCGGTTTAACTTCCGGCTTCTCTCACTGTATCCAGATCGATCAGAACGACAATCTGCCCCAGATGGTGTGCAAATCGTGCGCCGTCAAGCTGATTCGAGTGCGTGAAAACGTTTCGTTGTTCGTGGAGAGTGACCGGAAGCTTCGGGAGAAGCTACAGGATGGAACGGTGGCTGCGGAAGAGATCCACAAGCTGGGTCAGGATCGCCGGAAGTACGCCCGGAAGTCGGCGGACGAGGACGAGCATGGCTGGGGTGCTGATCCCAAGGACGGGGATGTTTCGAAAAAGGAACTCGCTAAAGAAGCGAAAGATCTTGGAGGCACAGATGCAGGGTGAGTGCCACTAAAGATTGATTGAGagtcgatctttttttttactgggTGTCGTTCCGATTTCTGGTTGATGTCGGGTCGACATACGCTTGATACGACCTAACACCTGAATAACCAAcccatttccaactttttatttttggtgTGAAATGAGTATTTTCGTTTAAATTCACCTGATTTAAATAAACAACACTGTTTTAATTATTTACTAAATCATGATTTAACAAAGGATACATTTtctgtatttaaaattaaataagcagCATTATCTGGACAGCCGGATATAAACAGACTCCTCTACCTTTTAGCAACTTCGAATTCAACGAAGTCAAGCACGAACTGCTGGACAGCGAATCCGATGAAGATATGCCGTTGAAGATTCTTAAAAAAGTTGTAAACGATGTTGAGGCCGAGTCCGACGTTAAACCGCTGGCGATCCCGGTAGAACCGGCCGTTGTGGTGCTACAGGATCATAAAGAAGAACCGGAGGACTTTGATGAATTTGGCCCAGCCGATGCCCCTAGTCCGTTCCAATCCGATAGTGAATCGGAGGAGGAGAAACCACCTAGGAAGAAGGCTAAGAAGGAAAATGTAACTAATGATAGTGGTTCAAGGAGAGTCAGCAGGAGGCAAACAAAGACACCTAAAATTGAGGTACTGTCGGACGACGAACCGCTTAGCGATCATGACGATGAAGATACGGATAAAACGTTCGAGTTGAAGGACGCCAAGAAGGAAAAGGATCCGGATGAATCGTTTGATGCTcctaaaatacctaaaaagAGGGGAAGGAAGAAGCGCGTCCATACAGACGGTGACGCTCCGAAGCCTAAGAAAGCTCCGAAGAAGCCGGGACCGAAGCCGGGGCCTAAACTGGAAAAGCCAAAACCTTCGCTGCACGACTTCAAGTGTTACGTTTGCAAAAGCGAATCGCTGGGCAGTCAACAAGCCCTTATTGAGCATCTCTCGACACATGTAAATCAAATTCCGTACACGTGCAAGGAATGCGTGATGGAGACGGTTGTCCTGACGAGAGTTCGTACGTTGAATACGCACATGAAGATGCACGAACAACCGGTCAAGTGCGACTATTGCGATCGAAGATACAGTAACGCAGCCGGAAAGTACTATCACCTGCAGACCTTCCACTTGGGCGGCGCTGCACCGTGTCTGGTGAATTGTGAAGTGTGCGGCAAAACTTGCGGGTCTCAAAACGCGCTCAAGATTCACATGAAGTACCACACGACTAAGCTGAAGTGCAGTCACTGCGACATGGTGTTCAACCACCCGAACAAGAAACGGAACCACGAACGGACGCACGACCAGAACCGAGGCATCGAGTGCGTGGTTTGTAAGAAAATCCTGCTTACAGTAGAATCCTACGACGTCCATCTCAAGAAACACACCCACGAACGTAGCTACGCCTGCCATCTGTGCTCGAAGAAGTTCAACACGTCGTGCAATCTGATTACGCATTTGAAGGTTAGAGTTTGATAAATATCTTGATAGAATTCTTTCAAACTAATTTATTCGATCAACAGGTCCACGAAAAGAACGACAACTACCGGCCCGCCAAGTCCTGGGTCGATCACTACACCGTGCTGAGCCGCGATCCGCTCCACTTCAAGTGCAACCACTGCGACCGGTACAACACGGACAAGGTGAACAACATGATATCCCATCTACAGGCGCACTTCAAGGAGTACGAGTGCGACCAGTGCCAGCACAAATTTGCCACCGCAAAACAGCTCAGAGCTCACTATACTACGCACACCGGAGAAAAACCGGAAAAGTGCAAGCACTGCGGAAAGGTCTTTTCTACCAAGAACAATCTGCGCATTCATCTGAAGGCGGCGCACCCGGAGTGGGCACCGCAGCGGTCAACGCCGGTGCCAATGGTGGATTCTCCGCAGCAGCAGCGGATGACGACCGAAGTCGCGTTGGACCAGTACGCTGGTAGTTCGTCAGCCATGAGCAGTAGCTCATTCGGTATGATCattccgcagcagcagcagcagccgccgcTGATTCAGGGGATGAACGTGCTGAGAAGCTGAACTGGTGATGGGTAAGTGGCATTTGTTTGATTTAATATAGCTGTATGAGTGATAAAACTAGGTAACTATGGAACATTTTGCTTAGAAAGTGATGTATCACAGCCATATTTGGTAACGGTTATTACGGTAACGGTTATTTCATCTCATTTGTTTTTGGCCATAACTCAACCCATTGaaacgatgattttttcagagaTATGTACGGATGTCTAGAACTTGatagaaatcatcaattgggtcctaaaatgaagcttagattgctgatattatagtTTACtgcgataaagcttattattctgagtacaatgaccctttgtacgaccacaaagagtttaaaatggatttttaaatcaattttaaaaaattagcctcgcggtccttcttgacggaaaagctcctacttgacagttcgttccaaggagaccatagttgatccatcgaaaaaatgttgtcttgccaaaaaaaaaattgcattaaaatgaaaaaaagtgatcagaaatggtttttaatcgtgttttttaccgttgtacataaaaatttacatagggctttagtacccaattaactTTAGTTTCAACCAAAGCAAAAAAGGAACGCTGATTTTAGATGCGCAAATTAGTGAAATTGGTAAAATCAAGTTCTACAAAATTCTACACTTAAgtagctattacactacggcaaacaaacaaacaaactcgcactttttgacagtttgcaagTTGTTTgtacaaactgtcaaacacgaaaaagtgcgagtttgtttgtttgtttgcggtagtgtaatggctcctttaCTCATCTGTAAATTCGTAAAAATCTCTGGACCAAAGGATTATTTATCATCCCGTTCCAACCGTTTCCTTCGGGTTTTGAAGTGTTAAACTGGATGCTGGAGGTCGATATTAAACCCACCTTCATTCCAGTCGACAAAGTCGACGAATCATTTCCTACCGGGTTTGCGGcttgttttgttgttgtgacGTCATCGGGACGGGACGCAGTTGTTTTGAACCCCGAAACCAAGCGCGTCGTTTTTCGTTCGATTTTCGCACAAAATTCCACAGGTGGTTCCGTGTCGTTCCGGGTTCCGGACGGTGGGTGCGCAAAATGGCCCCGAAAAATACCAGGAGTACGGTGAGTTttggggagttttttttttgttgatttgggTTTTGGATAATAAGTTTGGGATTGCTTCCAGATCGTCAACAAAGCTTCGCCGAAGGACAGTGCAGTCAGCGATGAATGTTGCGTGGTTCCGGGCTGTAAGGCCATCTCCGAGCGGTCCCAGATTGTGCTGTTTAGTATGGCGTTTGGGGATTTGATCCACTGGTGGCGGAGCACGTCCTGGGTCACCAAGTTTCAAACGGAGCTGCCGGAGAATGGCCGGATCTGCGAGGTGCATTTTGAGGAGCGGTTCATCGATCGAACGAGGAAGAAACCGAGGCTGTACCCGGGAACGGTTCCAACGCTGCAGCTCGGAGTGATGGAATACCGGCAGGGTGTCGAGGAAAAGGACGACTTTGAATCGAAGGActacttttgccgtttctgtgCCAAGAAGGAGGACAAACCGATGAGGCATTCGTTGAGTCAGCTGAACAACATGCCGGAGATTGTGGCCTGCTGTGTGGGAACACACCAGCAGCGGCCGGACCTGCCGAATGGGGTGTGCAACGAGTGCATCGCCGTGATGCTCCAGTTCCAGAAGTTTGTCAAGAAATGTGACCTGGCTCAAAAGCGGCTGCTGAAGCTCGAAGAAGAGCTGCTGAGTACGGCCACGGCGGACAAGGAGAACGCCGACGAGAATACTGAGCCTCAATTTGAGCTGGTTGATTTGTCTATGGAAACGGAGGAAGCGATTCCACAGCAGGAAGACGTCGAAGTTGAACATGAAGAGCTCGAAGTGGAACAGGAAAACGTCGAAATTCTGCACGAAGAAACGCTGAAGAAAATCGAAAAGGTCAAGCAGCGTTGCCTCCGCTGTGACAAGGACTTCACCAGCCTGGTTCAGTACCGTAACCACATGAAGACTGGCCACCGCGAGGAAGGCTACGAGTGTCAGATCTGCAACAAAAAGTTCTCCGAACGAAGTCGCCTTCGGTTTCACCTGGAAAAGGTCCACGAGAATCGTCGCTTCAAGTGCCCCGAGTGTAAACCTCCCCGCTGGTTCAACTGGCAATGCTCGCTCAACACCCACATGAAAGTGCACCAGTACAAGTTCAACTGCGACGACTGCTGGAGAACCTTCCCGACAGACGAAAAACTGCAGGAACATCGCGTGACCCACGACGATAAGAAGAACTTCAAGTGCCTCGAATGTGGAACCAAGTTCAAGACAAAGTGGCGCATGGAGGCACACAAGGAGCGCGTCCACAAGACGCTATCGACGGTGAAAAAGTACGAGCATGTCAACGCGTCTAAGGAGGACATTACCGTGACCAAACGTGAAATTGTCGTTGCCGCCGCTCCGGTCCTCGCCGACACAACCCAGATTGACCTAGATGAGGAGAAGATTGAGTCCGTCCGTGCAGAATGATTTATTTTGCGTACATTTTGATATGTATTTCTCTTTAACATTAATAATAAaggatcatttttttaaaataaaacacaacAATAAAGAATTTGATAACGATTCAACCCGCAACCTCCCAATCCTCCAGCAGCTGCTCCGGCATGTCCGCGCCAAACATTTCCTCCACCGTCGTGGGCGCCTTCTTGAAGAACAGCTTCGACAGCGGATGATCGCGGTGCTTCTTTGTTTTCAAATGCGTCAGCAACAGCTTCCTCACCGAGAACTCCTTCTCGCAGATCGGACACCGGTGCGCCTTGCCCTTCTCGTGTTCCGCCA
Encoded here:
- the LOC6039912 gene encoding zinc finger protein 878; the protein is MDFESICRLCAKEKSTLRNIAEDERNVNLVEQIRDIIRIEYEPDDGLPQQVCKACATSLHRIQETLDEFRANDDLLRSKQHVLPDGGVEIKQEELDDEEEQGEEYSVQEVKIELLETEAELSDGLEQSEEWLEDDEVCDESEALDESDTPQKRRRSRKSPRKVEKLDEAEQTNEDVIMAEVEMNSPKRRRGRRPAGDKEGGRRRRKPVEDDPNRPKMNDYKCYICMSETLGSALNLLDHLNTHTDRLPYTCEICVQETIELKQVRSLNIHLKMHQQPVKCSYCDRRYANDRARDYHVQAFHLGENAPCPSTCSVCQKVCNSALALKNHLRKHTSAYNCEYCGKSFESKSKLNRHITRIHVKSEGYTCGFCNKTIKTLDAYELHIRTIHEGRRDYECESCGRRFTTAAFLRMHQKHYDGRTCKPKQDWKVHYETSVDELGVKRFTCKICNKANMRSIGEHLRSHFPEHHVCAVCGATFTRKSAFDRHRRTHEEMVHGCFSCDKTFLSMPKLRQHLAKEHDIGMTQVDATQVPTAGTEEEVVFDVVG
- the LOC6039913 gene encoding zinc finger protein 37; this translates as MASSKLRMCRMCLSTGAILRSLFTIFQDHNLVFIIRDYVRLEIDQNDNLPQMVCKSCAVKLIRVRENVSLFVESDRKLREKLQDGTVAAEEIHKLGQDRRKYARKSADEDEHGWGADPKDGDVSKKELAKEAKDLGGTDAGNFEFNEVKHELLDSESDEDMPLKILKKVVNDVEAESDVKPLAIPVEPAVVVLQDHKEEPEDFDEFGPADAPSPFQSDSESEEEKPPRKKAKKENVTNDSGSRRVSRRQTKTPKIEVLSDDEPLSDHDDEDTDKTFELKDAKKEKDPDESFDAPKIPKKRGRKKRVHTDGDAPKPKKAPKKPGPKPGPKLEKPKPSLHDFKCYVCKSESLGSQQALIEHLSTHVNQIPYTCKECVMETVVLTRVRTLNTHMKMHEQPVKCDYCDRRYSNAAGKYYHLQTFHLGGAAPCLVNCEVCGKTCGSQNALKIHMKYHTTKLKCSHCDMVFNHPNKKRNHERTHDQNRGIECVVCKKILLTVESYDVHLKKHTHERSYACHLCSKKFNTSCNLITHLKVHEKNDNYRPAKSWVDHYTVLSRDPLHFKCNHCDRYNTDKVNNMISHLQAHFKEYECDQCQHKFATAKQLRAHYTTHTGEKPEKCKHCGKVFSTKNNLRIHLKAAHPEWAPQRSTPVPMVDSPQQQRMTTEVALDQYAGSSSAMSSSSFGMIIPQQQQQPPLIQGMNVLRS
- the LOC6039914 gene encoding zinc finger protein 91 translates to MAPKNTRSTIVNKASPKDSAVSDECCVVPGCKAISERSQIVLFSMAFGDLIHWWRSTSWVTKFQTELPENGRICEVHFEERFIDRTRKKPRLYPGTVPTLQLGVMEYRQGVEEKDDFESKDYFCRFCAKKEDKPMRHSLSQLNNMPEIVACCVGTHQQRPDLPNGVCNECIAVMLQFQKFVKKCDLAQKRLLKLEEELLSTATADKENADENTEPQFELVDLSMETEEAIPQQEDVEVEHEELEVEQENVEILHEETLKKIEKVKQRCLRCDKDFTSLVQYRNHMKTGHREEGYECQICNKKFSERSRLRFHLEKVHENRRFKCPECKPPRWFNWQCSLNTHMKVHQYKFNCDDCWRTFPTDEKLQEHRVTHDDKKNFKCLECGTKFKTKWRMEAHKERVHKTLSTVKKYEHVNASKEDITVTKREIVVAAAPVLADTTQIDLDEEKIESVRAE